The Fructilactobacillus ixorae genome has a window encoding:
- the dapF gene encoding diaminopimelate epimerase: MVTLRKVHGSENRFFILDRTQFTTIPTIEQIANLAVRLKQSANETFNDIDGILVVDASDHPGCLGKMTVVNADGSLASMCGNGLRTVARYLAEQTGTTKFKVETQDADLHVEQAPQLAPAVPAYGVEIAPVRFHAADFPFAELGGDTILNRPLPRLAPDLDFTAIAVPNPHLISFMDHDTLTSGLQAQLGPYLNGENPYFPDGVNLNFAQILGPDRLFVKTYERGVGFTNACGTGMTATSLAYVLNHDQGDFDHVVTVYNPGGMVKVHVARTGTEYALQLIANATTLGNWEIEATNLFQHEFAAGNYQPTTEETAYQNWVATLSQP; this comes from the coding sequence ATGGTAACGCTACGCAAAGTTCACGGTTCAGAAAACCGCTTTTTCATTTTAGATCGGACCCAATTTACCACTATCCCAACCATCGAGCAAATTGCCAACCTGGCCGTGCGCCTTAAACAGAGTGCCAACGAGACCTTTAACGACATCGATGGGATTTTAGTCGTAGATGCTTCGGATCATCCGGGGTGCTTAGGCAAAATGACGGTCGTGAATGCCGATGGTAGTCTCGCCTCCATGTGTGGCAACGGGCTGCGAACGGTCGCCCGCTACCTAGCCGAGCAGACGGGAACCACTAAGTTTAAGGTCGAAACTCAGGATGCCGATTTACACGTGGAACAAGCCCCCCAGTTGGCACCCGCGGTCCCTGCCTACGGAGTCGAAATCGCCCCCGTGCGGTTTCACGCTGCTGACTTTCCGTTTGCCGAGCTGGGAGGAGACACGATTTTGAACCGACCCTTACCCCGGTTAGCACCTGACCTAGACTTTACGGCCATTGCGGTGCCCAATCCGCATTTAATTAGTTTTATGGACCATGACACCTTAACCAGTGGATTACAAGCTCAACTGGGGCCCTATTTAAACGGAGAAAATCCGTACTTCCCAGACGGGGTGAACCTCAACTTTGCCCAAATTCTTGGTCCCGATCGCTTGTTTGTGAAAACTTACGAACGGGGGGTCGGCTTCACGAACGCCTGTGGAACCGGAATGACGGCCACGAGCTTGGCCTACGTTTTAAACCATGACCAGGGCGACTTTGACCACGTGGTGACGGTCTACAATCCGGGAGGAATGGTTAAAGTGCACGTCGCCCGGACGGGGACGGAATATGCCCTGCAGTTGATTGCCAACGCGACCACGCTGGGAAACTGGGAAATCGAAGCTACTAACCTTTTCCAGCATGAATTTGCAGCTGGTAACTACCAACCCACCACGGAGGAAACGGCTTACCAAAACTGGGTCGCGACCCTCTCTCAACCCTAA
- a CDS encoding aspartate kinase: protein MKVVKFGGSSLADATQFEKIIHIIQQDPERRAIVVSAPGTRFKGDIKVTDLLIQYAQAVRNHEPLEDVQTEIIDRYRNIASHFAVPDAVMEHISAVITGLARQSFTDQDHQLAAFKAHGEFLNAYLLSQILTKLGLPTKFMDPRTVGFEVAGPVNDAQVTPATYDHLAAYQTSTDYLVFPGFFGINEADGTIATFSRGGSDITGSIVAKGLHAKVYENFTDVDAIYSVDPHIVPNPKSISKMTYREMRELSYAGFSVFHDEALLPVIEAQVPINVKNTNHPDLPGTLIVPEQGFQPAGLVTGVASSKGFSALYLHRYLLNKEVGFTLRLLRILYKYGISYEHMPSGIDDLTIIFDNRELTPKTVQAMCEDIRTELHPDQLEWIDHYAIIMIVGEGMQLSPNTIEKIIRPLTDHDINIHMINEGASKISIMLGTDEADAEQSVKLIYQHFFDNNRIFTD from the coding sequence ATGAAAGTAGTTAAATTTGGGGGCAGTTCGTTAGCCGATGCCACCCAGTTCGAAAAAATTATTCATATCATTCAGCAGGATCCGGAGCGGCGGGCCATCGTGGTATCCGCTCCCGGAACCCGGTTTAAGGGCGACATTAAGGTAACTGACCTGCTAATTCAATATGCACAGGCCGTTCGCAATCACGAACCATTGGAAGACGTTCAAACCGAAATCATTGATCGCTACCGAAACATTGCCAGCCACTTTGCTGTTCCGGACGCTGTGATGGAACACATCTCGGCGGTCATCACCGGCTTAGCTCGCCAATCCTTTACGGATCAAGACCACCAGTTGGCTGCTTTTAAAGCCCATGGAGAATTCCTAAACGCCTACCTACTTAGCCAAATTTTAACAAAATTAGGCCTGCCAACTAAGTTCATGGACCCGCGGACCGTGGGCTTTGAGGTCGCCGGACCCGTGAATGATGCCCAGGTCACGCCTGCAACTTACGACCATCTCGCTGCCTACCAAACTAGTACTGATTATTTAGTCTTTCCGGGCTTTTTTGGCATTAACGAAGCGGACGGAACGATTGCCACCTTTTCACGGGGGGGTTCCGATATTACCGGTTCGATCGTTGCCAAGGGCTTACACGCCAAAGTCTACGAAAACTTTACGGACGTTGACGCCATCTACTCGGTGGACCCCCACATCGTTCCCAATCCCAAGAGTATTAGTAAAATGACCTACCGGGAAATGCGGGAACTTTCCTATGCCGGGTTCTCCGTGTTTCACGACGAAGCGTTACTCCCGGTCATTGAGGCCCAAGTTCCAATTAACGTTAAAAATACGAACCATCCGGACCTTCCCGGCACCTTAATTGTCCCCGAACAGGGCTTTCAACCCGCGGGCCTTGTCACTGGAGTAGCCAGTTCCAAGGGCTTTTCGGCTCTATACCTGCACCGATACTTGCTTAACAAGGAAGTTGGGTTTACGCTAAGGCTATTACGAATCCTCTACAAATACGGGATTTCCTACGAACACATGCCGTCTGGAATTGATGATTTGACCATCATTTTTGATAATCGCGAGCTCACGCCGAAAACCGTCCAGGCAATGTGTGAAGACATTCGAACGGAACTCCACCCTGATCAATTAGAGTGGATCGATCACTACGCCATCATCATGATTGTCGGCGAAGGGATGCAACTGAGTCCGAACACCATCGAAAAAATTATTCGCCCGCTCACCGACCATGACATTAACATTCACATGATTAACGAAGGGGCGTCAAAAATTTCGATCATGCTCGGCACTGATGAAGCCGATGCGGAACAATCGGTCAAACTCATTTACCAACACTTCTTTGACAATAACCGCATTTTTACCGACTAA
- the lysA gene encoding diaminopimelate decarboxylase, with protein sequence MLSSDEVRNNQLVIGGIPATELADEYGTPLQVYDVAKIRRQIRAFARVFVEQHVDYAVSYASKAFACVAMYQIVNQEHVHIDVVSAGELATALAADFPMERVSFHGNNKSYEELQMAMHHHVGTIILDNFYEIGLLAQVLEAADAEVNVMLRVSPAVSAHTHEFIQTGQQDSKFGFDLLTGQADQALQQVLAEPRMHLQGVHSHIGSQIFATDGFKIETQKLVHLMQHWRDEYDYLPQVINVGGGFGIQYTDADHPIRPEAFVEQIITTLKTETAAANLPLPAVWIEPGRSIAGPAGVSLYRVGSQKTIPAVRKYVAVDGGMGDNIRPALYGAAYEAVAADNVAPTETEVVTVAGKYCESGDILVKDATLPPVQAGDVIAVLATGAYGYSMASNYNRNPRPAVVFVENGSAQVVVKRETLADLTRLDVKLSD encoded by the coding sequence ATGTTAAGTAGCGATGAAGTGCGCAATAATCAGTTGGTGATCGGTGGCATTCCCGCCACGGAGCTCGCTGATGAATATGGAACGCCGCTCCAAGTGTATGACGTGGCAAAAATCCGGCGCCAGATTCGGGCGTTTGCACGGGTCTTTGTGGAACAACACGTTGATTACGCCGTTAGTTATGCCAGTAAGGCTTTTGCGTGCGTAGCTATGTACCAAATTGTTAATCAAGAACATGTCCACATTGACGTGGTTTCTGCTGGTGAATTAGCGACCGCGTTAGCAGCGGACTTTCCGATGGAGCGGGTTAGTTTTCACGGGAACAACAAGTCCTATGAAGAGTTACAAATGGCGATGCACCACCACGTGGGTACGATTATCCTCGATAACTTCTACGAGATTGGGCTCCTTGCCCAGGTTCTCGAAGCAGCGGACGCGGAAGTAAACGTGATGCTACGGGTTTCTCCTGCCGTTTCCGCGCATACCCATGAATTTATTCAGACCGGTCAACAGGACAGTAAGTTTGGCTTTGACCTGCTGACCGGGCAGGCTGACCAGGCCTTGCAACAGGTCTTGGCGGAACCGCGGATGCACTTACAGGGAGTTCACTCTCACATTGGGTCCCAGATCTTTGCGACCGACGGTTTTAAGATTGAAACGCAGAAGCTGGTGCACCTGATGCAACACTGGCGGGATGAATATGACTATCTTCCCCAAGTGATTAACGTCGGCGGGGGCTTTGGGATCCAGTATACAGATGCCGATCACCCCATTCGGCCCGAAGCGTTTGTCGAACAGATCATCACCACTTTGAAGACGGAAACGGCCGCGGCCAACTTACCCTTACCTGCGGTCTGGATTGAACCAGGGCGTTCGATTGCTGGACCGGCCGGGGTGAGCCTGTACCGGGTTGGTTCGCAAAAAACAATTCCAGCGGTTCGCAAGTACGTGGCAGTTGATGGCGGGATGGGTGACAACATCCGTCCCGCGCTCTATGGGGCTGCTTACGAAGCGGTCGCTGCTGACAACGTGGCACCGACCGAAACTGAAGTGGTAACGGTCGCCGGGAAGTACTGTGAATCAGGGGACATCTTAGTAAAGGATGCCACGCTCCCGCCCGTGCAAGCTGGGGACGTGATTGCGGTATTGGCCACGGGAGCCTACGGGTACTCAATGGCATCTAACTATAACCGGAATCCCCGGCCCGCGGTTGTTTTCGTTGAAAATGGCAGCGCCCAAGTCGTGGTTAAGCGGGAAACCCTAGCTGATTTAACCCGCCTCGACGTGAAACTAAGTGATTAA
- the dapD gene encoding 2,3,4,5-tetrahydropyridine-2,6-dicarboxylate N-acetyltransferase, whose protein sequence is MAEMNAQEIIQFIGNAEKKTNVKVYLKGQLADLDFPDALRPFVNDQTGVVFGDWKDVQPFLAANQAHLTDYEIETDGRNSAVPLLDTKNLEARIEPGAIIRDQVKIGKDAVIMMGALINIGAEIGDDSMIDMGAVLGGRAMVGKHSHIGAGAVLAGVIEPASAKPVQIDDDVLVGANAVVIEGVHVGKGAVVAAGAVVTEDVAPYTVVAGMPAKKVKDVNQKTRAKTKLEDDLRG, encoded by the coding sequence ATGGCGGAAATGAACGCACAAGAAATCATTCAATTCATCGGAAATGCTGAAAAGAAAACCAACGTGAAGGTGTACCTGAAAGGCCAATTAGCTGACCTTGATTTTCCGGACGCGCTTAGACCATTTGTGAACGACCAAACCGGGGTTGTTTTTGGGGACTGGAAAGACGTGCAACCATTCTTAGCAGCTAACCAAGCCCACCTTACGGATTACGAAATTGAAACCGATGGTCGCAACTCAGCGGTGCCGTTATTAGACACCAAGAACCTCGAAGCGCGGATCGAACCCGGTGCCATCATTCGGGACCAAGTTAAAATTGGGAAAGACGCCGTCATCATGATGGGCGCCCTCATTAACATCGGGGCTGAGATTGGGGACGACTCCATGATCGACATGGGGGCCGTCCTTGGGGGCCGGGCCATGGTTGGTAAGCACTCGCACATTGGGGCAGGCGCTGTGCTGGCTGGAGTGATTGAACCGGCCAGTGCTAAACCAGTCCAAATTGACGACGACGTCTTGGTTGGGGCCAACGCGGTCGTGATTGAAGGCGTTCACGTCGGGAAAGGTGCCGTCGTGGCCGCGGGGGCCGTGGTAACTGAGGACGTGGCTCCGTACACGGTCGTAGCCGGCATGCCTGCTAAAAAGGTGAAGGACGTGAACCAAAAGACCCGCGCAAAAACCAAACTGGAAGACGATTTGCGGGGGTAA
- a CDS encoding N-acetyldiaminopimelate deacetylase yields the protein MTLDLHNLYRELHQIPELALHEFQTHDLLMKQITTLATDCGFVEVQVPEQLPTAILVLLHGTDPTRTIGYRTDIDALPVTEATGLPFASQHEGRMHACGHDVHMTVAMGVLAHFVAHQPTDNLLFFFQPAEESQNGGKLAYEDGIFTGQWRPDEFYGLHDNPQLPAGAIGCRMGTLFAGTTEVDVHFTGTQGHAAYPQFANDMVVAASQFIGQVQTIVSRSVDPIEGGVITFGQFNAGTIRNVIAGEAELHGTIRGLTQKMIEHIDDRLRAVANGIAASYGCQVDLQLNQGGYLPVENNPHLTADFIKYMQSAPDVQYLETEPAMTGEDFGYLLSKFPGTMFWLGVGDPNHQLHSSELVPSEAAIEPGIRAITGWLQQRMTEKE from the coding sequence ATGACACTCGACTTACACAACCTCTACCGCGAATTACACCAGATTCCGGAACTAGCGCTCCACGAGTTTCAAACGCACGACCTCTTAATGAAGCAAATCACGACGTTAGCCACTGATTGCGGTTTCGTTGAGGTTCAGGTCCCAGAACAGTTACCGACGGCAATCTTAGTGTTACTGCACGGCACAGATCCGACCCGCACGATTGGGTACCGAACGGACATTGATGCGTTACCGGTGACGGAAGCGACGGGCTTGCCGTTTGCTTCGCAGCATGAGGGACGGATGCACGCCTGTGGTCATGATGTGCACATGACCGTGGCAATGGGAGTGCTGGCCCACTTCGTTGCGCATCAGCCCACCGATAACCTGTTATTCTTCTTTCAACCCGCTGAAGAGAGTCAAAACGGGGGCAAGCTGGCCTACGAGGACGGCATCTTTACCGGTCAGTGGCGTCCTGATGAGTTCTACGGCCTTCACGATAATCCGCAACTTCCCGCCGGGGCGATTGGCTGCCGGATGGGAACGCTATTTGCGGGGACCACGGAAGTGGACGTTCACTTTACGGGAACTCAGGGGCACGCGGCCTACCCGCAGTTTGCAAATGACATGGTGGTTGCCGCGAGCCAGTTCATTGGACAGGTGCAGACGATTGTGTCGCGAAGCGTGGATCCCATCGAAGGGGGCGTGATTACCTTCGGGCAGTTTAACGCCGGAACGATTCGGAACGTGATTGCCGGAGAAGCAGAGCTTCACGGGACGATTCGGGGGTTAACCCAGAAAATGATTGAACACATTGACGATCGCTTACGGGCGGTTGCCAATGGTATTGCCGCGAGCTATGGCTGTCAGGTAGACCTTCAGTTAAACCAGGGGGGCTACCTGCCGGTGGAAAATAATCCCCATCTCACCGCGGACTTCATTAAATACATGCAGAGCGCGCCGGATGTTCAGTACCTTGAAACGGAACCAGCCATGACAGGCGAAGACTTCGGGTATTTACTGTCTAAGTTTCCCGGAACCATGTTTTGGCTGGGAGTGGGAGATCCTAACCACCAGTTGCATTCGAGTGAATTAGTACCGAGTGAGGCCGCCATTGAACCGGGGATTAGGGCGATTACCGGCTGGTTACAACAACGCATGACAGAAAAGGAGTAA
- the dapA gene encoding 4-hydroxy-tetrahydrodipicolinate synthase: MTDFTQTDIITALITPFTAEQEINYPALETLTERLLQAGGNGFLIGGTTGEIPTLTHDEKLSLYTNFAQFVNGRVPVIAGTGSNNTQATIDFTEEVSHIPGIDAALVVVPYYNKPNQVGMKAHFRAVARATNFPIIIYNIPGRTGVNMDVETVVELSQEPNIIGIKQCGSMEDFEAIVAQTPADFLVYTGEDPQSLFAKSVGGNGVVSVASHLYLPAMRQMYDLLDQDLAHAGQLQRELTPKMQGLFLYPSPSAVKFMLTRNGLDVGGCRLPITDLTAVEQSYVLEALGEKE, encoded by the coding sequence ATGACTGATTTTACACAAACTGACATTATTACCGCATTAATCACTCCGTTCACTGCGGAGCAAGAGATTAACTATCCAGCGTTAGAAACGTTGACGGAGCGGCTATTGCAAGCAGGGGGCAACGGTTTTCTAATCGGGGGCACGACCGGGGAAATCCCCACGCTTACCCACGATGAAAAGCTGAGTTTGTACACGAACTTCGCCCAGTTTGTGAACGGCCGGGTTCCGGTCATCGCCGGAACTGGGAGTAATAACACCCAGGCCACCATTGATTTTACCGAAGAAGTGAGCCACATTCCGGGCATTGACGCGGCTTTAGTGGTCGTTCCTTACTATAATAAGCCCAACCAGGTGGGGATGAAGGCCCACTTCCGGGCCGTAGCGCGTGCCACGAATTTCCCAATCATTATCTACAACATTCCCGGCCGGACGGGCGTTAACATGGACGTCGAAACGGTCGTCGAACTCAGTCAGGAACCAAACATCATTGGCATTAAACAGTGTGGTTCAATGGAGGATTTTGAAGCAATTGTGGCACAAACTCCCGCTGACTTCCTGGTCTACACTGGTGAAGATCCACAGAGTTTGTTTGCAAAGAGCGTGGGTGGCAACGGGGTTGTTTCCGTCGCTTCCCACCTCTACCTGCCCGCTATGCGGCAAATGTATGATTTGCTGGATCAAGATTTAGCCCACGCTGGTCAATTACAACGAGAATTAACGCCGAAGATGCAGGGCTTATTCCTCTACCCCTCACCATCGGCCGTGAAGTTTATGTTGACTAGAAATGGCTTAGACGTCGGGGGCTGCCGGTTACCAATCACGGATCTGACTGCCGTTGAACAAAGCTATGTTTTAGAAGCCCTCGGAGAAAAGGAGTAA
- the dapB gene encoding 4-hydroxy-tetrahydrodipicolinate reductase encodes MTTTVLVAGFQGAMGQKATAMIERDPELALGAVYSPHASTTNPAAYDLPATTQVFTDLTELKTTATVWVDFSTPTGAFANAQFALEHEMTPIIGTSGLSDEQVAQLTKLADEQHQAGLLVPNFGLSAVLLMQFAKQAAQYFPDAEIIEMHHADKQDSPSGTAINTAKMIAAGRTQAPETVANPVETLPGARGANYEEVPIHAVRLPGYVAHEQVLFGGPGEALTIRQDSFDRESFMHGLNITIKQVGRLSGFAVGLENVL; translated from the coding sequence ATGACAACGACCGTTTTAGTAGCTGGTTTTCAAGGAGCGATGGGCCAAAAGGCCACCGCGATGATTGAACGCGATCCCGAGTTAGCATTAGGCGCTGTTTATAGTCCCCATGCGTCCACGACCAACCCGGCTGCTTATGACTTACCAGCCACCACGCAGGTATTTACTGATTTAACTGAGCTTAAGACTACCGCCACGGTGTGGGTCGACTTTTCGACGCCCACGGGCGCCTTTGCCAACGCTCAGTTTGCGTTAGAACACGAAATGACCCCCATTATTGGCACCAGTGGGCTCAGCGACGAACAGGTTGCCCAGTTAACGAAACTGGCGGATGAACAGCACCAGGCCGGGTTGTTAGTGCCGAACTTTGGGCTCTCGGCAGTCTTGTTGATGCAATTTGCAAAGCAGGCGGCGCAGTACTTCCCGGATGCGGAAATCATCGAAATGCACCACGCCGATAAGCAGGATTCCCCGTCGGGAACGGCCATTAATACGGCGAAAATGATTGCTGCGGGGCGGACGCAAGCGCCAGAAACGGTGGCAAATCCCGTTGAAACGTTGCCGGGAGCACGGGGAGCTAACTACGAAGAAGTTCCCATTCACGCGGTCCGGTTACCGGGGTACGTTGCCCACGAACAGGTCTTGTTTGGTGGTCCCGGTGAAGCCTTGACGATTCGCCAGGATTCCTTTGACCGGGAATCATTTATGCACGGGTTAAACATCACGATTAAACAAGTGGGCCGGCTATCGGGGTTTGCCGTTGGCTTAGAAAACGTGTTGTAA
- a CDS encoding aspartate-semialdehyde dehydrogenase has protein sequence MKQYNVAILGATGAVGTRLIQQLEQSTIPVNQVKLLASPRSAGTGLQFKGQDITVEATTPESFDDVDIVLASAGGAASKQFLPEAVKRGAVAVDNTSAFRMDPEVPLVVPEVNEEALQQHKGIIANPNCSTIQMVVALKPIMDAVGLKQIIVSTYQAGSGAGQMAIKELDEEAQQHLNGEPMTANIFPVKGAAHHYPLAFNLLPQIDVFEEDGSTHEEWKMVHETKKIMAGDMNDPKLKVNATCVRVPVVIGHGESVYFEVEDNANLDAHKVQALLQAGAGVVLEDDPAQQLYPQPINAAGHTETYVGRVRADPENPGAYNLWVVADNLLKGAAANTVEIAEKLVEHDLVQVPADYYGKE, from the coding sequence ATGAAGCAGTATAATGTAGCAATTTTAGGGGCCACGGGGGCTGTGGGAACGCGCCTAATTCAGCAATTAGAACAGTCTACGATTCCCGTGAACCAGGTTAAGTTATTGGCGTCGCCGCGGTCGGCCGGAACCGGCTTACAATTTAAGGGTCAGGATATCACGGTCGAAGCCACGACGCCCGAGTCCTTTGACGACGTTGACATCGTCTTGGCCTCCGCTGGGGGAGCAGCTTCCAAGCAATTCCTCCCGGAAGCCGTGAAACGTGGAGCCGTAGCCGTTGATAATACCAGTGCCTTTCGGATGGATCCAGAAGTCCCGCTGGTGGTTCCCGAAGTAAATGAGGAAGCGCTCCAACAACACAAGGGCATCATTGCGAACCCAAACTGTTCAACCATCCAAATGGTGGTGGCGTTGAAGCCCATTATGGATGCGGTGGGGTTGAAACAAATTATTGTGTCGACCTATCAAGCTGGTTCAGGAGCCGGGCAAATGGCCATTAAAGAGTTGGATGAGGAAGCCCAACAGCACCTCAATGGAGAACCAATGACGGCCAACATCTTCCCGGTCAAGGGCGCAGCACACCATTATCCATTAGCCTTTAACCTGCTGCCCCAAATCGATGTGTTTGAAGAGGACGGTTCCACGCACGAAGAGTGGAAGATGGTGCACGAAACGAAGAAGATCATGGCTGGCGATATGAACGATCCTAAGCTTAAGGTTAACGCCACCTGTGTGCGGGTTCCGGTCGTGATTGGGCACGGAGAATCGGTCTACTTTGAAGTCGAAGATAACGCTAACTTGGATGCACATAAGGTGCAAGCCTTACTACAAGCGGGCGCAGGCGTGGTACTGGAGGACGATCCAGCCCAACAACTTTATCCGCAACCAATTAACGCGGCTGGGCACACCGAAACGTACGTTGGGCGGGTGCGCGCTGATCCCGAAAATCCAGGCGCTTATAACCTGTGGGTTGTGGCCGATAACTTGCTCAAGGGAGCGGCTGCAAATACCGTCGAAATTGCCGAAAAACTGGTGGAACATGATTTAGTTCAGGTGCCAGCTGATTACTACGGGAAAGAATAA
- a CDS encoding amino acid ABC transporter permease has protein sequence MNYINQVLPSLLAGLKMTLGVFALTLIGSLPLGVVVAILQKSPLKVLRWLIDGYITVMRGTPLLLQIVFVYYGLSLANLVTLPRFEAAVFTFILNYAAYFAEIFRGGMQAVPAGQYAGAKVLGFSRLQTLWYITLPQVVKTVMPSVGNEVINLVKDTSLVYVIGLGDLMRAGNIAVSRDVTLVPYLLVGAMYLGLTIILTIAMRYIEKRLNYYR, from the coding sequence ATGAATTACATTAACCAAGTTTTACCCAGTTTACTAGCGGGGTTAAAAATGACGCTGGGCGTGTTCGCTTTGACGTTAATTGGGTCATTACCACTCGGGGTGGTGGTTGCGATCTTACAGAAATCACCACTAAAGGTGCTCCGGTGGCTAATCGACGGCTACATCACGGTAATGCGCGGGACACCCCTGTTATTACAAATCGTGTTTGTTTACTACGGGTTGAGTTTGGCCAACCTGGTGACGTTGCCCCGGTTTGAAGCGGCTGTTTTCACCTTCATTTTGAACTATGCAGCCTACTTCGCCGAAATCTTTCGGGGAGGGATGCAAGCCGTTCCAGCCGGACAGTACGCCGGGGCCAAGGTACTCGGATTCAGCCGCCTCCAAACCCTGTGGTACATTACACTGCCCCAGGTAGTTAAGACGGTGATGCCGTCGGTTGGAAACGAAGTGATTAACCTGGTCAAGGACACCTCCTTGGTATACGTAATTGGACTGGGGGACTTAATGCGGGCCGGAAACATCGCTGTTTCGCGGGATGTAACGCTCGTTCCCTACCTGCTCGTTGGGGCAATGTACCTAGGCTTAACCATCATTTTGACAATTGCAATGCGCTACATCGAAAAACGGCTAAACTATTATCGGTAG
- a CDS encoding amino acid ABC transporter ATP-binding protein → MLTIKNLKKSYGDQVVFQKLNITVPDGGILTVVGPSGIGKTTFLNILAGLIAADAGTITLNGKQLELSPNRKGTDVGVIFQDFNLFPQYTVAENVTLAPKVVKKEKKAQYQDQCQALLDELDLTSKQDAYPFQLSGGQKQRVAIARALAMKPGVLAYDEPTSGLDEASTKRVTEVIQKLQQRGVTQIVVTHDLPFAHSLNGQVLDFGTDVDR, encoded by the coding sequence ATGTTAACGATTAAAAACCTTAAGAAATCGTATGGCGATCAGGTGGTCTTTCAAAAGCTCAACATTACCGTTCCAGACGGGGGCATCCTGACCGTGGTGGGACCTTCTGGAATTGGGAAAACCACCTTTTTAAATATTTTAGCCGGGTTAATTGCGGCCGATGCCGGGACCATTACCTTGAACGGCAAACAACTGGAACTGAGTCCCAACCGGAAGGGTACAGACGTTGGGGTCATCTTTCAGGACTTCAACCTGTTTCCCCAGTACACGGTCGCTGAGAACGTCACCCTAGCTCCCAAAGTGGTTAAAAAGGAAAAGAAGGCGCAGTACCAGGATCAGTGCCAAGCATTGCTGGACGAGTTGGACTTAACTAGTAAGCAGGACGCCTATCCGTTCCAACTCTCGGGAGGCCAGAAGCAACGGGTTGCGATTGCCCGGGCCCTGGCTATGAAACCAGGGGTGTTGGCTTACGATGAACCGACGTCCGGGCTTGATGAAGCCTCGACAAAGCGGGTAACGGAAGTGATCCAGAAGTTACAACAACGCGGGGTGACCCAGATCGTGGTGACTCACGATTTACCCTTTGCCCACAGCTTGAACGGCCAGGTTTTGGACTTTGGCACGGACGTTGACCGTTAG
- a CDS encoding amino acid ABC transporter substrate-binding protein, whose translation MKAKQKLIIGNLLVLVLLGVFLGGAYYRFNHRTDSWQSLQHEKTLKIGIDDTFVPMGFRDKNNHLVGYDVEMAKAACQKLGLKPDFQVIDWSMKETELNTHHIDAIWNGYTVTPQRKEHVAFTKGYHRTGQVLLTRADSGVNQPADLRGKQLGVQSGSSGYTLFQAHPQDLKRFLTKAPIQYDTFDKAINDVQVGRLGAVLIDEDYARYYLAHSHQKVPLKIVSTNFPPDEMAVGVRKEDKTLRHKLNWAIAELHRDGTEQRLAKKYFGTPQPQR comes from the coding sequence ATGAAGGCAAAACAAAAGCTCATCATTGGTAATCTCCTGGTGTTGGTGCTTCTCGGGGTATTCCTCGGGGGCGCCTACTACCGGTTTAACCACCGGACGGATAGCTGGCAGAGCTTGCAGCACGAAAAAACCCTGAAGATTGGAATTGATGATACCTTTGTCCCGATGGGCTTTCGGGATAAAAATAACCACCTAGTGGGTTATGACGTTGAAATGGCCAAGGCTGCTTGTCAAAAACTCGGTTTGAAGCCCGACTTTCAGGTGATTGACTGGTCCATGAAAGAAACGGAGTTAAATACCCACCACATTGATGCAATCTGGAACGGGTACACGGTGACGCCCCAACGAAAGGAACACGTAGCCTTTACCAAGGGTTACCACCGGACTGGTCAGGTGTTGCTAACCCGCGCGGATTCAGGGGTTAACCAACCTGCTGATCTGCGTGGAAAGCAGCTTGGCGTGCAGTCTGGCTCCTCCGGGTATACGCTGTTTCAAGCGCACCCGCAGGATTTAAAACGCTTCTTAACGAAGGCCCCGATTCAGTATGATACCTTTGATAAGGCCATCAATGATGTTCAAGTTGGTCGGCTCGGAGCTGTTTTAATCGATGAAGACTACGCGCGTTATTACCTAGCGCACAGTCATCAGAAGGTTCCGTTAAAGATTGTTTCAACCAACTTCCCGCCGGATGAAATGGCGGTTGGGGTGCGAAAGGAAGATAAGACGCTCCGTCACAAGTTGAATTGGGCAATTGCAGAATTACACCGGGATGGAACGGAACAACGGTTGGCAAAGAAGTACTTTGGGACGCCGCAACCACAACGGTAA